A genomic region of Pseudomonas sp. RSB 5.4 contains the following coding sequences:
- the gabD gene encoding NADP-dependent succinate-semialdehyde dehydrogenase: MQLKDTQLFRQQAFIDGAWVDADNGQTIKVNNPATGEILGTVPKMGAAETRRAIEAADKALPAWRALTAKERAGKLRRWFELMIENQDDLARLMTLEQGKPLAEAKGEIVYAASFIEWFAEEAKRIYGDVIPGHQPDKRLIVIKQPIGVTAAITPWNFPAAMITRKAGPALAAGCTMVLKPASQTPFSAFALAELAQRAGIPKGVFSVVSGSAGDIGSELTSNPIVRKLSFTGSTEIGRQLMAECAKDIKKVSLELGGNAPFIVFDDADLDKAVEGAIISKYRNNGQTCVCANRLYIQDSVYDAFAEKLKVAVAKLKIGNGLEEGTTTGPLIDEKAVAKVQEHIADAVAKGATVLAGGKPMEGNFFEPTILTNVPKDAAVAKEETFGPLAPLFRFKDEAEVIAMSNDTEFGLASYFYARDLGRVFRVAEALEYGMVGVNTGLISNEVAPFGGIKASGLGREGSKYGIEDYLEIKYLCLGI, encoded by the coding sequence ATGCAGCTTAAAGATACCCAGTTGTTCCGCCAGCAAGCCTTCATTGATGGCGCTTGGGTCGATGCGGACAACGGTCAGACGATCAAGGTCAACAACCCGGCCACCGGCGAAATCCTCGGCACCGTGCCGAAAATGGGCGCCGCCGAAACCCGCCGTGCCATCGAAGCCGCTGACAAAGCGCTGCCGGCCTGGCGTGCACTGACCGCCAAGGAGCGTGCAGGCAAGCTGCGTCGCTGGTTCGAACTGATGATCGAGAACCAGGACGACCTCGCGCGCCTGATGACCCTCGAGCAGGGCAAGCCGCTGGCCGAAGCCAAGGGCGAAATCGTTTACGCCGCTTCGTTCATCGAGTGGTTCGCCGAAGAAGCCAAGCGCATCTACGGCGACGTGATCCCGGGCCACCAGCCAGACAAGCGCCTGATCGTGATCAAGCAGCCGATCGGCGTGACCGCCGCGATCACCCCGTGGAACTTCCCGGCGGCGATGATCACCCGTAAAGCCGGCCCGGCGCTGGCCGCCGGTTGCACCATGGTGCTCAAGCCGGCGTCGCAAACCCCATTCTCCGCCTTCGCCCTGGCCGAACTGGCGCAACGCGCCGGCATCCCTAAAGGCGTGTTCAGCGTGGTCTCCGGCAGCGCCGGCGACATCGGCAGCGAGCTGACCAGCAACCCGATCGTGCGCAAGCTGTCCTTCACCGGCTCGACCGAAATCGGTCGTCAGCTGATGGCGGAATGCGCCAAGGACATCAAGAAAGTCTCGCTGGAACTGGGCGGCAACGCGCCGTTCATCGTGTTCGACGACGCAGACCTGGATAAGGCCGTCGAAGGCGCGATCATCTCCAAGTACCGCAACAACGGCCAGACCTGCGTCTGCGCCAACCGTCTGTACATTCAGGATTCGGTCTACGACGCGTTCGCCGAGAAACTCAAAGTGGCGGTGGCCAAGCTGAAGATCGGCAACGGTCTGGAAGAAGGCACCACCACTGGCCCGCTGATCGACGAGAAAGCCGTGGCCAAGGTGCAGGAGCACATCGCTGACGCCGTGGCCAAAGGCGCCACCGTGCTGGCCGGTGGCAAGCCGATGGAAGGCAACTTCTTCGAGCCGACCATCCTGACCAACGTGCCGAAAGATGCCGCTGTCGCCAAGGAAGAAACCTTCGGCCCGCTGGCACCGCTGTTCCGCTTCAAAGACGAAGCCGAAGTGATCGCGATGTCCAACGACACCGAGTTCGGTCTGGCTTCCTACTTCTACGCTCGCGACCTGGGCCGGGTGTTCCGTGTGGCTGAAGCCCTGGAATACGGCATGGTCGGCGTCAACACCGGGTTGATCTCCAACGAAGTCGCGCCGTTCGGCGGCATCAAGGCTTCGGGCCTGGGCCGTGAAGGCTCCAAGTACGGCATCGAGGATTACCTGGAAATCAAATACCTCTGCCTGGGCATCTAA
- the gabT gene encoding 4-aminobutyrate--2-oxoglutarate transaminase, with protein MSKTNAELMARRTAAVPRGVGQIHPIFAESAKNATVTDVEGREFIDFAGGIAVLNTGHVHPKIIAAVTEQLNKLTHTCFQVLAYEPYVELCEKINAKVPGDFAKKTLLVTTGSEAVENAVKIARAATGRAGVIAFTGAYHGRTMMTLGLTGKVVPYSAGMGLMPGGIFRALYPNELHGVSIDDSIASIERIFKNDAEPKDIAAIIIEPVQGEGGFYVAPKEFMKRLRALCDQHGILLIADEVQTGAGRTGTFFAMEQMGVAADLTTFAKSIAGGFPLAGVCGKAEYMDAIAPGGLGGTYAGSPIACAAALAVMEVFEEEQLLDRCKAVGERLVTGLKAIQAKYPVIGEVRALGAMIAVELFENGDSHKPNPTAVAAVVAKARDKGLILLSCGTYGNVLRVLVPLTSPDEQLDKGLAIIEECFSEL; from the coding sequence ATGAGCAAGACTAACGCTGAACTGATGGCCCGCCGTACCGCAGCTGTTCCACGTGGTGTTGGCCAGATTCACCCGATTTTCGCCGAGTCCGCGAAGAACGCTACCGTGACTGACGTTGAAGGTCGTGAATTCATCGACTTCGCCGGCGGCATCGCTGTGCTGAACACCGGCCACGTGCACCCGAAAATCATCGCGGCCGTGACCGAACAGCTGAACAAGCTGACCCACACCTGCTTCCAGGTACTGGCCTACGAGCCGTACGTTGAGCTGTGCGAAAAGATCAACGCCAAGGTGCCAGGTGATTTCGCCAAGAAAACCCTGTTGGTGACCACCGGTTCCGAAGCCGTGGAAAACGCCGTGAAGATCGCCCGTGCCGCCACTGGCCGTGCCGGTGTGATCGCCTTCACCGGCGCTTACCACGGTCGCACCATGATGACCCTGGGCCTGACCGGTAAAGTCGTGCCTTACTCGGCCGGCATGGGCCTGATGCCAGGCGGCATTTTCCGCGCGCTGTACCCGAACGAACTGCACGGTGTGAGCATCGACGATTCGATCGCGTCCATCGAACGCATCTTCAAGAACGACGCCGAGCCGAAAGACATCGCCGCGATCATCATCGAGCCTGTGCAGGGTGAAGGTGGTTTCTACGTCGCGCCGAAAGAGTTCATGAAGCGTCTGCGTGCCCTGTGCGACCAGCACGGCATCCTGTTGATCGCTGACGAAGTGCAGACGGGCGCTGGCCGTACCGGCACCTTCTTCGCCATGGAACAGATGGGCGTTGCTGCCGATCTGACCACCTTCGCCAAATCCATCGCTGGCGGCTTCCCGCTGGCCGGTGTCTGCGGCAAGGCCGAATACATGGACGCCATCGCTCCAGGCGGCCTGGGCGGCACCTACGCCGGTAGCCCGATCGCTTGCGCTGCGGCCCTGGCCGTGATGGAAGTGTTCGAAGAAGAACAACTGCTGGACCGCTGCAAGGCTGTCGGCGAGCGTCTGGTGACTGGCCTGAAGGCCATTCAGGCCAAGTACCCGGTGATCGGCGAAGTGCGTGCCCTGGGCGCGATGATTGCGGTCGAGCTGTTCGAAAACGGCGACAGCCACAAGCCAAACCCGACCGCCGTTGCGGCAGTCGTGGCCAAGGCGCGTGACAAGGGCCTGATCCTGCTGTCCTGCGGCACCTACGGCAACGTGCTGCGCGTACTCGTACCGCTGACCTCGCCGGACGAGCAACTGGACAAAGGTCTGGCGATCATCGAAGAGTGCTTCTCGGAGCTCTAA
- a CDS encoding response regulator, whose protein sequence is MTAVDLPAVPRVLIAEADPWSRDLLKQVLLNVRCDARLDLCADGQQALSLLSEVPYDLAIVDWELPGIDGLSVLRSVRQRKRNPPLPFILMSSRNDSASVREAIPLAPTAYLTKPLNMESLTERLQGLLLNAGEEVFCEVPTLAPGMTLSVFLERRREQADGAPLMTDVQVAVKRSLNPNGLDLKLLEEEIRTDPQITAVLIAAANSAAQHHGAAVQTLGQALHRLGTGQSMNLILGLALKRSAKLSDPCLADYAERYWGLSLHTAEYARTLARLLDLDQERCYCAGMLHRLGDLALLRCLQEWQQAGGALDELEEVGEALAEFGAAYGSALRTRWRLPLELRELIASVYQLGGGVYSREALVMNMAAQMARLTEHEGVEELAKSRTARLLKIGLPELMRMRK, encoded by the coding sequence ATGACTGCCGTTGATTTACCCGCCGTACCTCGGGTGCTGATTGCCGAGGCTGACCCATGGTCTCGTGACCTGCTCAAACAAGTGCTGCTCAATGTGCGCTGCGATGCGCGACTGGATCTGTGTGCCGACGGCCAGCAAGCGCTGTCGTTGCTTAGCGAAGTGCCGTATGACCTGGCCATCGTCGATTGGGAGTTGCCGGGCATCGACGGTCTGAGCGTGCTGCGCAGCGTGCGCCAACGCAAACGCAATCCGCCGCTGCCGTTCATTCTGATGAGCAGTCGCAACGACAGCGCCAGCGTGCGCGAAGCCATACCCTTGGCCCCGACGGCCTACCTGACCAAACCGTTGAACATGGAAAGCCTGACCGAGCGACTGCAGGGTTTGCTGCTGAACGCGGGTGAAGAGGTGTTCTGCGAAGTGCCGACGCTGGCGCCGGGCATGACCTTGTCGGTGTTCCTCGAGCGACGCCGCGAGCAGGCCGACGGCGCGCCGTTGATGACCGATGTGCAGGTGGCGGTCAAACGCAGCCTCAATCCCAATGGCCTCGACCTGAAGCTGCTGGAAGAAGAGATCCGCACTGATCCGCAGATCACCGCCGTGTTGATCGCCGCCGCCAACAGCGCGGCGCAGCATCATGGCGCAGCGGTGCAGACCCTCGGACAGGCGCTGCATCGGCTCGGCACCGGGCAGAGCATGAACCTGATCCTCGGCCTGGCGCTCAAACGCAGCGCCAAGCTCAGTGACCCGTGCCTGGCGGACTACGCCGAGCGCTACTGGGGGCTGTCGCTGCACACCGCGGAATACGCACGCACGCTGGCGCGCCTGCTCGATCTGGATCAGGAGCGCTGCTACTGCGCCGGTATGTTGCATCGTCTCGGTGACCTGGCGTTGCTGCGCTGTTTGCAGGAGTGGCAGCAGGCCGGTGGCGCACTGGATGAACTGGAGGAAGTCGGCGAGGCGCTGGCGGAATTCGGCGCGGCCTACGGTTCGGCGTTGCGCACACGCTGGCGCTTGCCGCTGGAGTTGCGCGAGTTGATTGCGTCGGTCTACCAGCTCGGTGGCGGGGTTTACTCACGTGAGGCGCTGGTGATGAACATGGCAGCGCAAATGGCCCGTCTGACCGAGCATGAGGGGGTTGAGGAACTGGCGAAAAGTCGTACGGCGCGGCTGCTGAAGATCGGGCTGCCGGAATTGATGCGGATGCGTAAATGA
- a CDS encoding sensor domain-containing diguanylate cyclase, with amino-acid sequence MVNNNQKDSSLPQWPEAAQTLMALMHAQGEVARLSEREQLFSSLLVSVNAVLWAFNWETRQVLYVSPAYERIFGRSAGLLLADYNQWRDSIYPDDLDYAERSLAEVLHKGAVEDREYRIIAADGQVRWLSDKCFINRQDEPGQPVIIVGIAEDITDKKHMETELQRLATTDVLTQSSNRRHFFECANREFEEARLQGAPLAFLLLDIDDFKLINDSYGHPEGDNVLQRIAECGRGSLRRGDLFGRIGGEEFAAVFPACAPDMAMQVAERLQQEIQRLGFNIDGQTFSITVSQGLTSLKDEDQSLDSLFARADAAMYEAKRQGKNRIISA; translated from the coding sequence ATGGTCAACAACAATCAAAAAGACTCATCCCTCCCGCAGTGGCCCGAAGCCGCGCAAACCCTGATGGCATTGATGCACGCCCAAGGTGAAGTGGCGCGCCTGAGCGAACGCGAACAGCTGTTCAGCTCGCTGCTGGTGAGCGTCAACGCGGTACTCTGGGCCTTCAATTGGGAAACCCGTCAGGTGCTGTATGTCAGCCCGGCCTACGAGCGGATTTTCGGCCGCTCCGCAGGCCTGTTGCTGGCCGACTACAACCAGTGGCGCGACAGCATCTACCCCGACGATCTGGATTACGCCGAACGCAGCCTTGCCGAAGTGCTGCACAAAGGCGCAGTGGAAGACCGCGAATACCGGATCATCGCCGCCGACGGCCAAGTCCGTTGGCTCAGCGACAAGTGCTTCATCAACCGTCAGGATGAGCCTGGGCAACCGGTGATCATCGTCGGTATCGCCGAGGACATCACTGACAAAAAGCACATGGAAACCGAGCTGCAACGGCTGGCCACCACTGACGTGCTGACCCAGAGCAGCAACCGCCGCCATTTCTTCGAATGCGCCAACCGCGAGTTCGAAGAGGCGCGCCTGCAAGGTGCGCCTCTAGCCTTTCTGCTGCTGGATATCGATGACTTCAAGCTGATCAACGACAGCTACGGCCATCCGGAAGGTGACAATGTGCTGCAGCGCATCGCCGAGTGCGGGCGCGGGTCGTTACGCCGCGGCGATCTGTTCGGACGTATCGGCGGCGAGGAGTTCGCCGCCGTGTTCCCCGCTTGCGCACCGGACATGGCGATGCAGGTGGCCGAGCGGCTGCAGCAGGAGATTCAGCGGTTGGGCTTCAATATCGACGGCCAGACCTTCAGCATCACCGTCAGCCAGGGATTGACCAGCCTGAAGGACGAAGACCAAAGCCTCGACAGCCTGTTCGCCCGGGCGGATGCGGCAATGTATGAGGCCAAGCGTCAGGGCAAGAACCGAATCATCTCTGCCTGA
- the desA gene encoding delta-9 fatty acid desaturase DesA, producing MWYEGFLGLSAWSLVAVTLLMTHVTIVAVTVYLHRYSAHRSLELNAGLKHFFRFWLWLTTAQNTREWTAIHRKHHAKCETEDDPHSPVIKGLSTVLRKGAELYRAEAENPETLRIYGKNCPEDWIERNVYSRYPLLGVAIMGVIDLLLFGTIGITIWAIQMMWIPVWAAGVVNGLGHAIGYRNFECRDAATNLVPWGILIGGEELHNNHHTYPNSAKLSVKKWEFDLGWAWIKVFSFFGLAKVQRVAPIAHRVEGKGSLDMDTAMAILNNRFQIMAQYRKLVIGPLVKQELDKVDHSVRHQFHRAKRLLSRETSLLEDRHHLRIQNMLEHSQALKVIYEKRLALQQIWVKTSANGHDMLAAIKEWVHEAEASGIQSLREFADQLKTYSLRPAAV from the coding sequence ATGTGGTACGAAGGTTTTCTTGGCTTGTCGGCCTGGTCACTGGTCGCGGTCACCCTGCTGATGACCCATGTGACAATTGTCGCCGTCACGGTCTATCTGCACCGTTACTCGGCCCACCGTTCGCTTGAGCTGAACGCCGGTCTGAAACACTTTTTCCGCTTCTGGCTGTGGCTGACCACGGCGCAGAACACCCGCGAGTGGACCGCCATCCACCGCAAACACCACGCCAAATGCGAAACCGAAGATGACCCGCACAGTCCGGTCATCAAGGGCCTGTCCACCGTGCTGCGCAAAGGCGCCGAGCTGTATCGCGCCGAAGCCGAGAACCCGGAGACCCTGCGCATCTACGGCAAGAACTGCCCCGAAGACTGGATCGAACGCAACGTCTACAGCCGCTATCCGCTGCTCGGCGTCGCCATCATGGGCGTCATCGACCTGCTGCTGTTCGGCACCATCGGCATCACCATCTGGGCGATCCAGATGATGTGGATCCCGGTCTGGGCGGCCGGCGTGGTCAACGGTCTCGGCCATGCCATTGGCTATCGCAACTTCGAATGCCGCGATGCGGCAACCAATCTGGTGCCATGGGGCATCCTGATCGGTGGCGAAGAACTGCACAACAACCATCACACCTACCCCAACTCGGCCAAGCTGTCGGTGAAGAAGTGGGAGTTCGACCTCGGCTGGGCATGGATCAAGGTCTTCAGCTTCTTCGGTCTGGCCAAGGTGCAGCGCGTGGCACCGATTGCCCACCGTGTCGAAGGCAAGGGCAGTCTGGACATGGACACCGCCATGGCGATCCTCAACAACCGGTTTCAGATCATGGCCCAGTACCGCAAATTGGTGATCGGCCCACTGGTCAAGCAGGAGCTGGACAAGGTCGATCATTCGGTACGCCATCAATTCCATCGGGCCAAACGCCTGCTGTCACGGGAAACCAGCCTGCTGGAAGATCGTCATCACTTGCGCATCCAGAACATGCTCGAGCACAGCCAGGCGCTGAAGGTCATTTATGAAAAACGCCTGGCCCTGCAGCAGATCTGGGTCAAGACCAGCGCCAATGGCCACGACATGCTCGCCGCCATCAAGGAATGGGTGCACGAGGCCGAGGCCAGCGGCATCCAGTCCCTGCGTGAATTCGCCGACCAGTTGAAAACCTACTCGTTACGCCCCGCCGCAGTCTGA
- the dibA gene encoding phosphodiesterase DibA: MSATYRDALRAALLYLLLAVVWLQGTGYLLNSFFDESVDLQRWQLINGYVWAAVSAGLIFLARARLCEFLGIGARLRERQSDRERLRQAAAVFDCTREGVLVTNRQGLIVHVNRAFMEITGYQYDEVLGHQPSLFKSGHHPPGFYQAMFATLESEGEWSGEIWNRRKSGEIYPQWQTIRVIHDDQGRLSHYVAVFSDISAIKDSEHELKHLAHHDPLTDLPNRLLFSDRAEQALASAQIHKRGCALLLIDLDHFKMINDSLGHNVGDRLLKAVSARLQELFGPGITLARLGGDEFAVLAESCPQLVQAAALAQRILDALKERFCIDRHELFINASIGISLFPSDALSADQLLRNADAALFKAKSSGRNGYALYTEELTAHAQQRVEIAFELRRALEQQELRVYYQPVHDLHSSRLIGVEALVRWEHPQRGLVSPAEFIPIAERTGLIAEIDAWVMRQACSQMCQWQQAGVVLSFVAVNVSSRLFARRELYQQVAQVLHETGLDPAYLELEVTESAVMDDPEVALEQMHRLRELGIRLAIDDFGTGYSSLLRLKRLPVQKLKIDQGFVAGLPWDEDDAAIVRVIIALARSMGMQVHAEGIEQAEQAAFLLEQECDLGQGYWFGRPVPAGEIDWARAPIIG; the protein is encoded by the coding sequence ATGTCTGCCACTTATCGCGATGCCTTGCGTGCAGCGCTGCTCTACCTGTTGCTTGCTGTGGTCTGGCTGCAGGGAACTGGTTACTTATTGAACAGTTTCTTTGATGAGTCTGTCGATCTGCAGCGATGGCAACTGATCAACGGTTACGTCTGGGCTGCCGTCAGCGCTGGCTTGATTTTCCTGGCACGGGCCAGATTGTGCGAATTTCTCGGCATTGGTGCGCGGCTACGCGAGCGTCAGTCTGACCGTGAACGCTTGCGTCAGGCGGCAGCCGTGTTCGATTGCACCCGCGAAGGGGTGCTGGTCACCAACCGTCAGGGCCTGATCGTGCACGTCAACCGTGCGTTCATGGAAATCACCGGCTACCAGTACGACGAAGTTCTCGGCCATCAGCCAAGCCTGTTCAAGTCCGGCCACCATCCGCCGGGCTTTTACCAGGCGATGTTCGCCACGCTGGAGAGCGAGGGCGAATGGAGCGGTGAGATCTGGAACCGGCGCAAGAGCGGCGAGATTTATCCACAGTGGCAGACCATCCGCGTGATTCACGATGATCAGGGCCGCCTCAGTCACTACGTGGCAGTGTTTTCCGACATCAGTGCGATCAAGGACTCCGAACACGAACTCAAGCACCTTGCCCACCACGACCCGCTGACCGATCTGCCCAATCGTCTGTTGTTCAGCGACCGCGCCGAGCAGGCGCTGGCGTCGGCGCAGATCCACAAACGTGGCTGCGCCCTGCTGCTGATCGATCTGGATCACTTCAAGATGATCAATGACAGCCTCGGGCACAACGTTGGGGATCGCCTGCTAAAAGCGGTGTCGGCGCGCCTGCAGGAACTGTTTGGCCCGGGGATTACCCTGGCGCGGCTTGGCGGTGACGAGTTCGCGGTGCTGGCGGAGAGTTGTCCACAGTTGGTTCAGGCGGCGGCGCTGGCCCAACGCATTCTCGATGCGCTCAAGGAGCGGTTCTGCATCGATCGGCATGAGCTGTTCATCAACGCCAGTATCGGTATCAGCCTGTTCCCCAGCGATGCATTGAGTGCCGATCAGTTGCTGCGCAATGCCGACGCCGCGCTGTTCAAGGCCAAGAGCAGCGGGCGTAACGGCTACGCGCTGTATACCGAAGAGTTGACCGCGCATGCGCAGCAACGGGTCGAGATTGCCTTCGAGCTGCGTCGCGCGCTGGAGCAGCAGGAGCTGCGCGTCTATTACCAACCGGTTCACGATTTGCACAGCAGTCGGCTGATCGGCGTCGAAGCGCTGGTGCGCTGGGAGCATCCGCAGCGCGGTCTGGTGTCGCCGGCGGAATTCATCCCGATTGCCGAACGCACCGGGCTGATTGCCGAAATCGACGCCTGGGTGATGCGCCAGGCGTGTTCGCAGATGTGCCAATGGCAGCAGGCCGGGGTGGTGTTGTCGTTTGTGGCGGTGAATGTGTCGTCGCGCCTGTTTGCCCGGCGTGAGCTGTACCAGCAGGTGGCGCAGGTGCTGCACGAGACCGGGCTGGATCCGGCGTATCTGGAACTGGAAGTCACCGAAAGCGCGGTGATGGATGACCCGGAAGTGGCGCTGGAGCAGATGCATCGTCTGCGTGAGTTGGGTATTCGCCTGGCGATTGATGACTTTGGCACCGGGTACTCGTCGCTGCTGCGGCTCAAGCGCCTGCCGGTGCAGAAGTTGAAGATCGATCAGGGTTTCGTCGCCGGTCTGCCGTGGGACGAGGATGATGCGGCGATCGTCCGGGTGATCATCGCCCTGGCTCGCAGCATGGGCATGCAGGTGCATGCCGAAGGCATCGAGCAGGCCGAGCAGGCGGCGTTTCTGCTGGAGCAGGAATGTGATCTGGGGCAGGGTTACTGGTTTGGGCGGCCGGTGCCGGCGGGGGAGATTGATTGGGCGCGGGCACCGATTATTGGTTGA
- the oscA gene encoding sulfur starvation response protein OscA has protein sequence MSASLRSVDGQDETTILREIQSALRDLRFGAVEITVHNAQVVQIERKEKFRLQQPGNKPS, from the coding sequence ATGAGCGCATCCCTTCGCAGCGTTGACGGTCAGGACGAAACCACCATTTTGCGTGAGATCCAGAGCGCACTGCGCGATCTGCGATTTGGCGCGGTGGAGATCACTGTGCACAACGCTCAAGTCGTGCAGATCGAACGCAAAGAGAAATTCCGTTTGCAGCAGCCGGGTAACAAGCCGAGCTGA
- a CDS encoding sulfate ABC transporter substrate-binding protein, translating to MSSIRRYALAALASAVFAGSAVAKDYELLNVSYDPTRELYQDYNAEFIKFWQKDHAGDTVKIQQSHGGSGKQGRAVIDGLRADVVTLALAGDIDEIAKLGKTLPADWQKRLPDASTPYTSTIVFLVRKGNPKGIKDWGDLVKNDVSVITPNPKTSGGARWNFLAAWAYGLKANGGNEEKAKEYVQTLFKHVPVLDTGARGSTITFVNNGQGDVLLAWENEAFLALKEDGGADKFDIVVPSLSILAEPPVAVVDKNAEKKGNEQIAEAYLKHLYSPAGQEIAAKNFYRPRDKDVAAKYAQQFPKLELVTIDKDFGGWKSAQPKFFNDGGVFDQIYQAQ from the coding sequence ATGTCGTCGATTCGCCGTTACGCTTTGGCCGCGCTGGCCAGTGCTGTGTTTGCCGGTTCCGCGGTTGCCAAGGATTACGAACTGCTCAATGTGTCGTACGACCCGACGCGCGAGCTGTATCAGGACTACAACGCCGAATTCATCAAGTTCTGGCAGAAGGATCATGCCGGCGACACCGTGAAAATACAGCAATCCCACGGTGGTTCGGGCAAGCAGGGCCGGGCGGTGATTGACGGTCTGCGTGCCGACGTCGTGACCCTGGCCCTGGCCGGCGACATCGACGAAATCGCCAAGCTCGGCAAGACCCTGCCGGCCGACTGGCAGAAGCGTCTGCCGGATGCCAGCACCCCGTACACCTCGACCATCGTGTTCCTGGTGCGCAAGGGCAACCCGAAAGGCATCAAGGACTGGGGCGACCTGGTCAAGAACGACGTCTCGGTGATTACCCCGAACCCGAAAACCTCCGGTGGTGCACGCTGGAACTTCCTCGCCGCGTGGGCCTATGGCCTGAAAGCCAACGGCGGCAACGAAGAAAAAGCCAAAGAATATGTACAGACCCTGTTCAAGCATGTGCCGGTATTGGACACCGGTGCTCGCGGCTCGACCATCACCTTCGTCAACAACGGTCAGGGTGACGTGTTGCTGGCCTGGGAAAACGAAGCGTTCCTGGCGCTGAAGGAAGACGGCGGCGCCGACAAGTTCGACATCGTCGTGCCGTCGCTGTCGATCCTTGCCGAGCCACCGGTGGCCGTGGTCGACAAGAACGCCGAGAAGAAGGGCAACGAGCAGATCGCCGAAGCCTATCTCAAGCACCTGTACAGCCCGGCCGGTCAGGAGATCGCGGCGAAGAACTTCTACCGTCCGCGTGACAAGGACGTGGCGGCGAAGTACGCCCAACAGTTCCCTAAACTGGAACTGGTGACCATCGACAAGGACTTCGGCGGCTGGAAATCCGCGCAGCCGAAATTCTTCAACGACGGTGGCGTGTTCGACCAGATCTATCAGGCGCAGTAA
- the cysT gene encoding sulfate ABC transporter permease subunit CysT, with amino-acid sequence MSRRISPVIPGFGLTLGYTLVYLSLIVLIPLAAMFVHAAQLTWDQFWTIITAPRVLAALKLSFGTALCAAIINGIIGTLLAWVLVRYTFPGRKVIDAMIDLPFALPTAVAGIALTALYTPTGLVGQFAADLGFKIAYTPLGITLALTFVTLPFVVRTVQPVLADIPREVEEAAACLGAKPLQVFRHILVPALLPAWLTGFALAFARGVGEYGSVIFIAGNMPMKTEILPLLIMVKLDQYDYTGATSIGVLMLVVSFVLLLLINLLQRRIETP; translated from the coding sequence ATGTCGCGTCGTATCTCCCCCGTCATACCCGGCTTCGGGCTGACGCTGGGCTACACCTTGGTGTACCTCAGCCTGATTGTGCTTATCCCGCTGGCGGCGATGTTCGTCCACGCCGCGCAACTCACCTGGGATCAGTTCTGGACGATCATCACCGCGCCGCGCGTGCTCGCCGCCTTGAAGCTGAGCTTTGGCACGGCGCTGTGTGCCGCGATCATCAACGGCATCATCGGTACGCTGCTGGCCTGGGTGCTGGTGCGCTACACGTTCCCGGGACGCAAGGTGATCGACGCGATGATCGACCTGCCGTTCGCCTTGCCGACGGCGGTGGCCGGTATCGCCCTGACCGCGCTGTACACCCCGACCGGTCTGGTCGGCCAGTTCGCCGCCGACCTCGGTTTCAAAATTGCCTACACCCCACTGGGCATCACCCTCGCGCTGACTTTCGTCACCCTGCCGTTCGTGGTGCGCACGGTGCAGCCGGTACTGGCTGACATTCCCCGTGAAGTCGAAGAAGCCGCTGCCTGCCTCGGTGCCAAACCGTTGCAGGTGTTCCGTCATATTCTGGTGCCGGCGCTGTTGCCCGCGTGGCTGACCGGTTTTGCCCTGGCATTCGCTCGGGGTGTCGGCGAGTACGGTTCGGTGATTTTCATTGCCGGCAACATGCCGATGAAAACCGAGATCCTGCCGCTGCTGATCATGGTCAAACTCGACCAGTACGATTACACCGGCGCCACTTCCATCGGCGTGCTGATGCTGGTGGTTTCCTTCGTCCTGTTGCTGCTGATCAACCTGCTGCAGCGGCGCATCGAAACCCCATAA